A DNA window from Nitrospira sp. contains the following coding sequences:
- a CDS encoding Flagellar motor rotation protein MotA (MaGe:77308318), translating into MDIATLLGIVLAIGSIIGGQALEGGHLSSIMQLTAFIIVAGGTIGACCVQNPLSVVIKSIGSLGMVFGNTPIDTKATIKLILDLATVSRKQGLLALEGKLKDIKDPFFKKGVQLIVDGTDPKAVHEILEIEVEHHEEAGVKAAKVWEAAGGYAPTVGILGAVLGLIHVMENLADPSKLGGGIAVAFVATVYGVGLANLFFLPFANKIKMKLKEESGARNIIIMGLVGLAQGENPRLLQEKLESFLPHEERSKEAKK; encoded by the coding sequence GTGGATATCGCAACACTACTCGGAATCGTGCTTGCCATTGGGTCGATTATCGGCGGACAGGCGCTCGAAGGCGGCCATTTAAGTTCCATTATGCAGCTGACGGCCTTCATTATCGTCGCTGGAGGCACCATCGGCGCTTGTTGCGTGCAAAACCCGCTGTCGGTGGTGATCAAATCCATCGGCTCGCTGGGCATGGTATTCGGCAATACGCCGATCGACACCAAAGCGACGATTAAGTTGATTCTGGATCTGGCCACAGTGTCGCGCAAGCAGGGGTTACTCGCGCTGGAAGGCAAACTAAAGGACATCAAAGACCCGTTTTTCAAGAAAGGCGTGCAGCTCATTGTGGACGGAACCGACCCGAAAGCCGTGCATGAAATTCTTGAGATCGAAGTCGAACACCATGAGGAAGCTGGCGTCAAAGCCGCCAAAGTGTGGGAGGCCGCCGGCGGCTACGCTCCGACCGTCGGCATCTTGGGCGCGGTTTTGGGACTCATTCACGTAATGGAAAATCTAGCGGATCCATCCAAGCTTGGAGGCGGTATCGCGGTGGCCTTCGTTGCCACCGTCTACGGCGTCGGTCTCGCCAACCTGTTTTTTCTGCCCTTTGCGAACAAAATTAAGATGAAACTGAAGGAAGAGTCGGGCGCGCGCAACATTATCATCATGGGGTTGGTCGGCCTGGCCCAAGGTGAGAATCCCCGGCTGCTTCAGGAAAAATTGGAAAGCTTCCTGCCTCACGAGGAACGCTCCAAGGAAGCCAAGAAGTAA
- a CDS encoding Sensor histidine kinase CheAY (MaGe:77308325) translates to MDDETKEILNDFLTETTEMIDSLDQKFVELETQPQNKDLLNEIFRAMHSMKGSAGFLGFSHLVDITHRAESILNKLRQGEMAVVPEIITVILETVDTVKAIMAEIRTSGTDVKIPVESMSQKLDDILAGKFSAETSAPPSSPADPPAPVAATTTAPEVAPAVAPPQLGEILVTEGLATKEQVFDALTAQSKQPEPKQPLGELLVAAKAISEKALDQALQKQEKAPKPEEDATIRVETRRLDSVMNLVGELVLGRNRLIKIGGSLEQTHETDPQVRALSETLTQLNLVTTDLQLAVMKTRMLPIKKVMAKLPRMVRDLSSKLGKQVRLETHGEETELDKSVADEIGDPLVHLVRNAIDHGIEMPTERHAARKPSEGLLRIAASQEGNSIVIRIQDDGKGIALSKIKAKALQKGLISEAELAGLEPREVVNLVFLPGFSTAEKVTDVSGRGVGMDVVRTNIRKMNGTVEIESEEGKGSLITIKLPLTIAIIQALMVEVERATFAIPLSSVIEAVRISKSEIKTINGREVLHLRDRVLPLLRLAKEFEIPTENERDRFYVVVAALGDRRIGVVVDELRSQEEVVIKSIWDYLDSIKGISGATITGEGKVVLILDISELVENAQAWHAAAMVA, encoded by the coding sequence ATGGACGATGAAACGAAGGAAATACTCAACGACTTTTTGACTGAGACGACGGAAATGATCGACAGCCTCGATCAAAAATTCGTCGAATTGGAAACCCAGCCGCAGAATAAAGATCTGCTCAACGAGATCTTTCGCGCCATGCACAGCATGAAAGGCTCGGCCGGATTTCTAGGGTTTTCTCACCTTGTCGATATTACCCATCGGGCCGAAAGCATTCTGAATAAGCTTCGCCAGGGGGAAATGGCGGTTGTGCCAGAAATCATCACCGTCATTCTCGAAACCGTCGATACAGTCAAAGCGATTATGGCCGAGATTCGGACCTCGGGTACGGATGTAAAGATTCCGGTCGAGAGCATGTCCCAAAAGCTAGATGACATCCTGGCCGGCAAATTCAGCGCGGAGACTTCCGCGCCGCCAAGTTCTCCGGCAGATCCTCCCGCACCGGTTGCCGCAACGACAACCGCTCCTGAAGTGGCTCCGGCCGTCGCGCCGCCGCAGTTAGGCGAAATTCTGGTGACCGAAGGGCTGGCCACAAAAGAGCAAGTCTTCGATGCGCTTACCGCGCAGTCCAAGCAGCCGGAACCCAAACAGCCTTTGGGAGAATTGCTGGTTGCGGCCAAAGCCATTTCAGAAAAGGCGCTCGACCAAGCGTTGCAAAAACAGGAAAAGGCCCCGAAGCCAGAAGAAGACGCCACGATTCGAGTCGAAACCAGGCGCCTCGACTCGGTGATGAATCTTGTCGGTGAATTGGTCCTGGGCCGCAATCGCTTGATTAAAATCGGCGGCTCGCTGGAGCAAACACACGAAACCGATCCGCAGGTGCGGGCTCTGAGCGAGACCTTGACGCAACTGAATCTGGTCACCACAGACTTGCAGCTCGCCGTCATGAAGACCCGCATGCTGCCCATCAAGAAAGTCATGGCGAAATTGCCCCGTATGGTGCGCGATTTGTCCTCAAAGCTCGGCAAGCAGGTCCGGTTAGAAACGCATGGCGAAGAGACGGAACTCGACAAGTCCGTGGCCGATGAAATTGGCGATCCGCTGGTTCACCTGGTTCGCAATGCCATCGATCACGGCATCGAAATGCCGACCGAACGGCACGCGGCGAGAAAGCCCAGTGAAGGCCTCCTGCGCATTGCCGCCAGCCAAGAAGGCAACAGCATCGTCATTCGCATCCAAGACGATGGGAAAGGCATTGCGCTCAGCAAGATCAAGGCCAAAGCGCTGCAGAAGGGATTAATCAGCGAGGCGGAATTGGCCGGTCTAGAACCACGGGAAGTCGTGAATCTCGTGTTCTTACCGGGGTTCAGTACGGCGGAAAAAGTCACGGATGTGTCGGGTCGCGGTGTCGGCATGGATGTCGTGCGGACCAATATCCGCAAAATGAACGGCACGGTCGAGATCGAATCAGAGGAGGGCAAAGGGAGCCTCATTACGATCAAGCTGCCGCTGACGATTGCGATCATCCAGGCGTTGATGGTGGAAGTCGAGCGTGCGACGTTCGCCATTCCGCTCAGCTCGGTGATCGAGGCTGTGCGTATTTCCAAGTCTGAAATTAAAACTATCAACGGACGGGAAGTGCTGCATCTTCGCGATCGCGTGCTGCCGTTGCTTCGCCTGGCCAAAGAATTCGAGATTCCAACGGAAAATGAACGGGACCGCTTCTACGTCGTGGTCGCGGCACTCGGCGACCGGCGCATCGGCGTCGTCGTCGATGAATTACGCTCGCAGGAAGAAGTCGTCATCAAATCGATTTGGGACTATCTGGACAGCATCAAAGGCATTTCCGGCGCCACCATTACCGGTGAAGGAAAAGTCGTGCTGATTCTCGATATTTCAGAGCTTGTCGAAAACGCGCAGGCCTGGCATGCCGCGGCCATGGTGGCCTAA
- a CDS encoding Putative Methyl-accepting chemotaxis protein (Evidence 3 : Putative function from multiple computational evidences; MaGe:77308315) — MWIEAAFGLAGAICGAAGAWLMCRTREANTRMAWDQAQQVSRPAGHETVICTSLTPLVPIMAGQIQSVIAQTDQAIMDLGQRFQDIAERAKQQVAESMAMFSNDKGDDHQLVNETTIMLDQFVSDVAKSATIAMSVSITMDKMDASTKAISGMLGEITFIADQTRLLALNAAIEAARAGEHGRGFAVVADEVTKLANRSSQAAVNIRKLVADVQMESEQAMKEIQALASVDLTKTLSSKQKLDNMTKDLTEKNSALRSTVSTSQLNAERLGQDIGAIIMSLQFQDRVRQKLEHVLEPLDALQKDLAGSLAGLAPASFDGSDSFVQALQNRYTMQDERTIHLRGGAGAQKTSRDNTTEDVVLF, encoded by the coding sequence ATGTGGATTGAAGCGGCGTTTGGGCTGGCAGGCGCAATCTGCGGCGCAGCGGGAGCCTGGCTGATGTGCCGGACGCGTGAGGCCAACACGCGAATGGCATGGGACCAGGCCCAGCAAGTAAGCCGCCCGGCTGGGCATGAGACGGTCATTTGTACGTCGCTGACACCCTTGGTGCCGATTATGGCAGGACAAATTCAGAGCGTTATTGCGCAAACCGATCAGGCCATTATGGATCTCGGGCAGCGTTTTCAGGATATCGCCGAGCGGGCGAAGCAGCAGGTCGCGGAGTCCATGGCCATGTTCTCCAACGATAAGGGCGACGACCATCAGCTGGTGAACGAAACGACAATCATGCTGGATCAGTTTGTCAGCGATGTGGCGAAGTCCGCCACCATCGCCATGAGCGTCTCCATCACCATGGACAAAATGGATGCCAGCACTAAAGCCATTAGCGGAATGCTGGGAGAAATTACGTTCATCGCCGATCAAACCCGCCTGCTGGCGTTGAATGCCGCCATCGAAGCGGCTCGCGCGGGCGAACATGGCAGAGGGTTCGCCGTTGTCGCCGATGAAGTCACCAAACTCGCGAATCGCTCAAGCCAGGCCGCGGTCAACATTCGAAAGTTGGTGGCGGATGTTCAAATGGAGAGCGAACAGGCCATGAAGGAAATTCAGGCGCTGGCCTCCGTGGATCTAACTAAAACGCTCTCGTCCAAGCAGAAGCTCGACAACATGACCAAGGATTTGACTGAAAAAAACAGCGCGCTTCGATCGACGGTCAGCACCTCGCAACTGAATGCGGAACGCTTGGGACAAGATATCGGCGCTATTATTATGTCGCTTCAATTTCAGGACCGCGTTCGGCAGAAACTCGAACACGTTCTGGAACCGCTCGACGCCCTTCAGAAAGATCTCGCGGGTAGTCTGGCCGGGCTGGCGCCCGCGTCGTTCGACGGATCCGATAGCTTTGTGCAGGCCTTGCAGAATCGCTACACCATGCAGGATGAACGAACCATTCACTTGCGAGGTGGCGCAGGCGCGCAAAAAACGAGCCGTGACAACACAACGGAAGATGTAGTGCTGTTTTGA
- a CDS encoding Flagellar motor rotation protein MotB (MaGe:77308317) — MAKHKHEEHENHERWLVSYADFITLLFAFFVVMYSVSSVNEGKYRTVSDSIKAALHPISAPAASSLAFTLGQQRPTMMTPNLPGTKEVAIKKIRELVKNLKANSQFDFMQLHEKLNGDIVITIPDQVLFNSGEAAVRPEALPFLQGLSQAMIELNRHVRVEGHTDNVPIRTALFPSNWELSATRAVIVVRVLSELYSVPAEHLAALGYADSRPLIENLTPEQRAKNRRVEVVILEHPPERPEQQDNAPESEAGVDQTIPPQLQPPVRP, encoded by the coding sequence ATGGCCAAGCATAAACACGAAGAACACGAGAATCATGAACGCTGGCTGGTGTCCTACGCGGATTTTATCACCTTGCTCTTCGCCTTCTTCGTCGTGATGTATTCGGTGTCCTCTGTGAATGAGGGCAAGTACCGCACCGTGAGCGACTCGATCAAGGCCGCCCTCCATCCCATCTCGGCGCCAGCCGCGTCGTCGCTGGCGTTCACCCTTGGGCAGCAACGCCCCACCATGATGACCCCGAACCTGCCCGGCACGAAAGAAGTCGCGATCAAGAAAATCCGCGAACTGGTGAAAAACCTCAAGGCCAACTCGCAATTCGACTTCATGCAACTGCATGAAAAGCTGAATGGCGATATTGTCATCACCATTCCCGACCAGGTGCTCTTCAATAGCGGAGAAGCCGCGGTTCGCCCGGAAGCCTTGCCATTTCTACAAGGGCTCTCCCAAGCCATGATCGAGTTGAACCGGCATGTGCGCGTCGAAGGGCATACGGATAATGTGCCGATCCGGACTGCGCTGTTCCCTTCAAATTGGGAGCTCTCCGCCACCCGCGCCGTCATCGTCGTTCGCGTCCTATCGGAGCTGTACTCAGTTCCCGCCGAACATCTGGCAGCGCTCGGCTATGCCGACTCCAGACCGCTCATCGAAAATCTCACCCCCGAACAACGCGCGAAAAACCGCCGCGTTGAGGTCGTTATCCTCGAACATCCTCCTGAGCGCCCTGAACAGCAAGACAATGCGCCTGAATCCGAGGCTGGTGTGGATCAAACCATTCCGCCTCAATTGCAGCCGCCCGTGCGGCCGTGA
- a CDS encoding hypothetical protein (Evidence 5 : Unknown function; MaGe:77308321) — MANIIGRLAIRWKLALLAGPFVAGLLVVFLIMYRGIEEIKVNGPLYTELAISKDLLADVLPPTEYLVESYLVTLEMLQPMESSALTGFIARSKQLENEYYQRHRYWLDTLPDSPIKEQLTVASAKPAKSFFDMRNREFIPAVQAGNLTKAHAVLMNGLKPLYVEHRHAIDEVIALSMPWQKGLEQHASDRMNDLITQVIGITALILLVSVTIGLTVARCITRPIGTLMSAFANFAKGDLTGHIATTGTDEIANLALAFNQCTENFKTTIGKVAHVTDKVASASVELSATAEEISKGTDSLTARASQTAAAVEEMNATVGQVAQNSGKAAALTQETVKTAKDGGAVVSDTISGMQQLSDAVSSSATIISELGKSSNQIGEIVRVIEDIADQTNLLALNAAIEAARAGEQGRGFAVVADEVRKLAERTTKATKEIGDMIRQIQQDTHGAVASMQAGTVKVTSGVDLVNRTGEALARIVEMVSESADMIRQIAVASEEQSVATQQIANDVENVAKVTKESASGANESAKASHDLTQLATELQGIVGSFKL, encoded by the coding sequence ATGGCCAACATCATTGGTCGACTTGCAATTCGTTGGAAACTTGCGCTCTTGGCTGGACCGTTCGTGGCAGGGCTGCTCGTGGTGTTTCTCATCATGTATCGCGGCATCGAGGAGATCAAAGTCAATGGGCCACTCTATACTGAGCTTGCCATTTCCAAAGATTTACTCGCCGATGTCTTGCCGCCGACGGAATATTTAGTGGAATCGTATCTCGTGACGCTGGAAATGTTGCAGCCGATGGAATCCTCAGCCCTAACGGGATTCATTGCGCGGAGCAAGCAGCTCGAGAATGAGTACTATCAGCGACATCGCTATTGGCTCGATACCTTGCCCGACAGTCCGATCAAAGAGCAACTCACGGTTGCGTCGGCCAAGCCAGCGAAGAGTTTTTTCGATATGCGCAACCGTGAATTCATTCCGGCGGTGCAGGCGGGCAATTTGACAAAAGCCCACGCGGTATTGATGAACGGTTTGAAACCTCTCTATGTCGAGCATCGACACGCGATCGATGAGGTCATCGCGTTGAGTATGCCCTGGCAGAAAGGGTTGGAACAGCACGCTTCCGACCGTATGAATGATCTCATCACTCAAGTGATCGGGATCACGGCGCTCATTTTACTGGTCTCTGTCACAATCGGGTTGACGGTTGCCCGGTGCATTACCCGTCCCATTGGCACGCTGATGAGTGCCTTTGCCAATTTTGCCAAAGGCGACTTGACCGGCCATATCGCCACAACCGGCACTGATGAGATTGCCAATCTCGCGCTGGCATTCAACCAATGCACGGAGAATTTTAAGACGACAATCGGCAAGGTGGCGCATGTGACGGACAAGGTGGCCTCGGCCTCCGTGGAGTTATCCGCGACCGCCGAAGAAATATCGAAAGGTACGGATAGTCTGACCGCGCGCGCCTCGCAAACCGCGGCAGCCGTGGAAGAAATGAACGCGACCGTCGGTCAGGTGGCGCAAAACTCCGGCAAGGCCGCGGCGCTCACCCAGGAAACCGTCAAGACCGCCAAAGATGGCGGAGCGGTGGTGTCCGATACTATCTCGGGGATGCAGCAACTGTCCGATGCGGTCTCGAGCTCAGCCACAATCATCTCGGAGCTCGGCAAGTCGTCCAATCAGATTGGCGAAATCGTGCGCGTCATCGAGGACATCGCAGACCAGACCAACTTGCTGGCGTTGAATGCCGCGATTGAAGCGGCCCGGGCCGGCGAGCAAGGCCGTGGATTTGCCGTCGTCGCCGACGAGGTTCGGAAGCTCGCGGAACGGACAACCAAAGCCACGAAAGAAATCGGCGATATGATTCGCCAGATTCAACAAGACACTCATGGCGCAGTGGCGTCCATGCAGGCAGGCACCGTCAAGGTCACCAGCGGCGTCGATCTGGTAAACCGGACAGGCGAAGCCTTGGCGCGCATTGTCGAGATGGTGTCGGAGAGCGCCGACATGATCCGGCAAATCGCCGTGGCGTCGGAAGAGCAGTCGGTCGCCACGCAGCAGATCGCGAACGACGTCGAGAACGTCGCCAAAGTCACGAAGGAATCGGCCTCCGGCGCCAACGAGTCGGCCAAAGCCAGTCATGACCTCACACAGCTGGCAACCGAGCTCCAGGGCATCGTCGGATCGTTCAAACTATAG
- a CDS encoding hypothetical protein (Evidence 4 : Unknown function but conserved in other organisms; MaGe:77308319) gives MDSSDSLMLDAKQAILEEQHRRFQALQKEGKWVEAMQQFQTTMHCASDLLNDSLKLLERVIQTHQQPPPNNPPSQPEV, from the coding sequence ATGGATTCGTCCGACAGCTTGATGCTCGATGCCAAGCAAGCCATCCTGGAAGAACAGCATCGCCGGTTTCAGGCACTTCAGAAGGAGGGGAAATGGGTCGAGGCGATGCAACAGTTCCAGACGACGATGCATTGCGCCTCGGACCTGTTGAACGATTCCCTGAAACTGCTCGAGCGTGTGATTCAGACGCATCAACAGCCGCCTCCGAACAATCCTCCAAGCCAGCCCGAGGTCTAG
- a CDS encoding hypothetical protein (Evidence 4 : Unknown function but conserved in other organisms; MaGe:77308322), which produces MSTLLKNMNIGPKFILAICLAAMTVMVIGYMILSRQADASLDMLLGNRLSQIEAVVQTSRAYIATNYVAKLKKSKIGSEIITAKDHANNPDAIPFPATAAREIGEELQKTGTMSFRYVSQSPLNPNNLPKEGFEAEALKALASGAENYTRREEMNGVLMFRRGVPDKATSAACISCHTDKQVGDTLGALIINSRMTIAKENSEKALMNTVGIMGGMVLMILVLTYALLRNLVLKPILEMASISKDIAQGEGDLTKRVPIHGSDEISTLGGYFNQFIEKLQAMIGKVAHVTDKVASASVELSATAEEISKGTDSLTSRASQTAAAVEEMNATVSQVAQNSGKAATLAQETVKTAKDGGSVVSDTISGMQQLSDAVSSSATIISELGKSSDQIGEIVRVIEDIADQTNLLALNAAIEAARAGEQGRGFAVVADEVRKLAERTTKATKEIGDMIRQIQQDTRGAVESMQEGTVKVTSGVDLVNRTGEALARIVEMVSESADMIRQIAVASEEQSVATQQIANDIENVAKVTKESASGANESAKASHDLSQLATELQGIVGSFKL; this is translated from the coding sequence ATGAGTACGCTCTTAAAGAACATGAACATTGGCCCAAAATTTATCTTGGCCATCTGTCTGGCGGCAATGACGGTCATGGTCATTGGATACATGATCCTGAGTCGGCAGGCTGACGCAAGTCTGGATATGCTTTTGGGCAACCGACTCAGCCAGATCGAAGCCGTGGTGCAGACGTCTCGCGCCTACATTGCCACCAACTATGTGGCAAAACTCAAGAAGTCGAAGATCGGCAGTGAGATTATCACGGCGAAGGATCATGCGAATAATCCTGACGCCATTCCGTTTCCTGCCACGGCCGCCAGGGAAATCGGTGAAGAACTGCAGAAGACCGGCACCATGAGTTTCCGGTACGTTTCCCAGAGCCCGCTTAACCCCAACAATTTGCCCAAAGAAGGCTTTGAAGCAGAGGCGCTCAAAGCTCTTGCATCCGGAGCTGAAAACTATACCCGCCGCGAAGAGATGAATGGCGTGTTGATGTTTCGCCGTGGCGTTCCGGACAAAGCCACATCGGCAGCCTGTATTAGCTGTCATACGGACAAGCAAGTCGGGGATACCCTCGGTGCCCTCATCATCAATAGCCGCATGACAATTGCGAAAGAAAATTCCGAAAAGGCATTGATGAATACGGTCGGTATTATGGGGGGCATGGTTCTGATGATTCTTGTCTTGACCTATGCCTTGCTGCGCAACCTGGTCTTAAAGCCTATCCTTGAAATGGCCTCCATTTCAAAAGACATTGCGCAAGGGGAAGGCGACCTGACCAAGCGCGTGCCGATACATGGCAGCGATGAGATCTCTACCTTGGGCGGATATTTCAATCAGTTCATTGAAAAACTGCAAGCCATGATTGGCAAAGTCGCGCATGTGACCGACAAGGTCGCTTCGGCCTCGGTGGAGCTGTCCGCCACGGCTGAAGAAATCTCCAAAGGCACGGATAGCCTGACCTCGCGCGCTTCGCAAACGGCTGCGGCCGTGGAAGAGATGAACGCGACGGTCAGCCAGGTGGCGCAGAATTCCGGCAAGGCCGCTACGCTGGCTCAGGAAACCGTCAAGACCGCCAAAGACGGTGGATCTGTGGTGTCCGATACCATTTCAGGGATGCAGCAGCTGTCTGATGCGGTCTCGAGCTCAGCCACAATCATTTCGGAACTCGGCAAGTCGTCCGATCAGATTGGCGAGATCGTGCGCGTCATCGAAGACATCGCGGACCAGACTAACTTGCTGGCGTTGAATGCCGCGATTGAAGCGGCCCGAGCCGGTGAGCAAGGTCGTGGATTTGCCGTCGTCGCCGACGAGGTCAGAAAGCTCGCGGAACGGACGACCAAAGCCACGAAGGAAATCGGCGACATGATCCGTCAGATTCAGCAGGACACCCGCGGTGCGGTGGAGTCCATGCAAGAGGGCACGGTCAAGGTCACCAGCGGTGTCGACCTCGTGAACCGGACGGGAGAAGCCCTGGCCCGCATTGTCGAGATGGTGTCGGAAAGCGCCGACATGATCCGGCAAATCGCCGTGGCGTCGGAAGAACAGTCGGTCGCCACGCAGCAGATTGCGAACGATATCGAGAACGTCGCCAAAGTTACCAAGGAATCGGCCTCCGGTGCCAACGAGTCGGCGAAAGCCAGCCATGACCTCAGTCAGCTGGCCACCGAACTCCAAGGCATCGTCGGGTCGTTCAAGCTGTAA
- a CDS encoding Chemotaxis signal transducer CheW (MaGe:77308320), which translates to MIVQEKIPGQGLQGAGPSGTGKGGDDLVQFVTCRIAHEEFALDVLSVQEINRMVEVTRVPKAPYFVEGVINLRGRIIPVLDLRRRFGLSTTDRTDNSRIMVVLVRQRMVGLIVDEVVEVLRLPKVMIEPPPSVGNSAGAEFTQGVGRIDDRLLIVLDLNRLLLPSEQAAMEAATR; encoded by the coding sequence ATGATCGTTCAAGAAAAAATTCCTGGCCAGGGATTACAGGGAGCTGGTCCCAGCGGAACGGGCAAAGGCGGGGATGACCTGGTGCAATTTGTCACATGCCGGATTGCGCATGAAGAGTTTGCGCTGGATGTGTTGAGCGTGCAGGAAATCAATCGCATGGTCGAAGTCACCCGCGTGCCCAAAGCGCCGTACTTCGTGGAAGGCGTCATTAATCTGCGCGGGCGGATCATTCCCGTGCTGGATTTGCGGCGGCGGTTCGGCTTGTCGACCACTGACCGGACAGACAATTCCCGCATTATGGTCGTGCTGGTTCGCCAACGGATGGTCGGCTTGATCGTCGATGAGGTTGTGGAAGTGCTGCGGTTGCCGAAAGTCATGATTGAACCGCCCCCTTCGGTCGGCAATTCAGCCGGCGCGGAGTTTACTCAAGGGGTTGGCCGGATCGATGACCGCCTGTTGATTGTGCTGGACCTCAACCGGCTGCTGCTGCCCAGCGAGCAGGCCGCCATGGAGGCGGCCACACGCTAG
- a CDS encoding STAS domain-containing protein (MaGe:77308316), which translates to MNEPSRPTPIGDLTIFEIAGFAATLQAGLANGGRAVIDLSHVGTVDAAALQLLIAACESGSAEIVHAPKSLANQFANLGWNSPMAAKVAYVD; encoded by the coding sequence ATGAACGAACCGAGTCGACCCACGCCGATCGGCGATCTGACGATTTTTGAAATTGCGGGATTTGCGGCAACCCTGCAAGCCGGTCTTGCCAACGGAGGACGCGCCGTGATCGATCTGAGCCATGTCGGTACGGTGGATGCCGCTGCCTTGCAATTGTTGATTGCGGCATGCGAATCGGGCTCGGCGGAGATTGTGCACGCGCCCAAATCGCTAGCCAACCAGTTTGCAAACTTAGGCTGGAATTCTCCGATGGCCGCTAAGGTTGCGTATGTGGATTGA
- a CDS encoding Chemotaxis protein CheV (MaGe:77308324) yields the protein MSTLINEIDARTRLAGANQMELLLFHLGTGEVFGINVFKVREVMKLPQLTRVPEADSRVLGMANIRGTMVPVIALRRTLGLGEQDVDLTKPECKENGILIITEYNASLQAFHVAAVDRIIRTSWSKIKTPPALVRENNKGAVTAVTMLDDSRMVLILDVEKLLSDICPRPDEEVYAGLEIRPELKTKCVLFADDSSVARTQIRKALEKMGIAFVQTTTGKEAWDYLTELAEEAVTQGIPQVNRIQLVLSDIEMPDMDGFTLTKHIRSDPRLAHLPVVLHSSLTGSCNQEKGAQVGATDYVTKFDPKEFSSKLTQYIL from the coding sequence ATGTCTACGCTGATCAATGAAATCGATGCACGCACCCGGCTGGCTGGTGCCAACCAGATGGAATTGCTGCTGTTCCATCTGGGCACCGGCGAAGTCTTCGGGATCAACGTCTTCAAAGTCCGCGAAGTCATGAAATTGCCGCAGTTGACGAGAGTGCCGGAAGCCGACTCGCGCGTGCTGGGCATGGCGAATATTCGCGGCACGATGGTGCCGGTGATTGCCCTGCGGCGCACATTGGGATTGGGCGAGCAAGATGTCGATCTGACGAAGCCTGAATGCAAAGAAAACGGCATTTTGATCATTACCGAATACAATGCGAGCTTGCAGGCCTTCCATGTTGCCGCTGTCGATCGCATCATTCGGACGTCTTGGTCCAAGATCAAAACCCCTCCGGCGCTGGTGCGCGAAAACAACAAAGGGGCCGTCACGGCCGTGACCATGCTGGACGACAGCCGCATGGTCTTAATCCTCGACGTGGAAAAGTTGCTCAGCGACATCTGCCCGCGTCCAGACGAGGAAGTCTACGCAGGGCTTGAGATCAGGCCAGAGCTAAAGACCAAATGCGTGCTCTTTGCCGACGATTCGTCGGTCGCCAGAACACAGATACGCAAAGCGCTCGAGAAAATGGGCATCGCCTTTGTGCAAACCACGACCGGCAAAGAAGCCTGGGACTATCTGACGGAACTGGCCGAAGAAGCCGTCACGCAGGGCATTCCTCAGGTTAATCGCATTCAGCTTGTGTTGAGCGATATCGAAATGCCGGACATGGACGGATTTACCTTAACCAAGCATATCCGCTCCGATCCAAGACTGGCTCATCTGCCTGTCGTACTGCATTCGTCATTGACAGGAAGCTGCAATCAAGAAAAAGGCGCGCAAGTAGGCGCCACCGATTACGTCACGAAATTCGATCCCAAGGAATTTTCCAGCAAGCTGACGCAATACATTCTGTAA